One genomic segment of Ipomoea triloba cultivar NCNSP0323 chromosome 9, ASM357664v1 includes these proteins:
- the LOC116028673 gene encoding uncharacterized protein LOC116028673 isoform X2, which yields MRVTKQTRHRNVLQHLLARQITPAVCTAACFGFHKVLCDGMFMHHLLVYNMTPADYALLNTLGAPVKLFTTRCVVEELKSEKLKRLLWRTYPMTLDAASSLLTVRCDHEIPIDSGSCVLEVIGRNNPENFYVASRHPYVLEGLREIYGVSIIYPVKKALFLERVTDVEKKRKCSDDEWSDYESSDDELSDEGASEEEEGHGLEVQNVKKRKKNRNHLQFKRLRFKRKKSKNLNPLSLRKKKKSSVESGKR from the exons ATGAGAGTGACAAAGCAGACGCGCCATCGTAATGTTCTGCAGCATTTGCTTGCCCGTCAAATAACACCGGCTGTATGTACTGCAGCTTGTTTTGGTTTTCATAAGGTTCTATGTGATGGTATGTTTATGCACCATTTGCTTGTCTATAACATGACACCCGCTGATTATGCTCTTCTCAATACTCTTGGTGCTCCAGTGAAACTTTTCACTACCAG ATGTGTCGTTGAAGAGTTGAAGAGCGAAAAGTTGAAGAGACTCCTTTGGCGCACCTATCCTATGACACTCGATGCAGCTAGTAGCCTTTTAACTGTAAG ATGTGATCATGAGATACCCATCGATAGTGGAAGTTGCGTACTTGAAGTCATTGGGAGAAACAATCCGGAGAACTTTTATGTTGCTTCACGGCATCCTTATGTACTGGAAGGGCTTCGGGAG ATATATGGAGTTTCTATTATATATCCAGTTAAGAAAGCTTTATTTCTCGAACGAGTGACTGACGTAGAGAAAAAGAGGAAATGCTCTGATGATGAATGGTCTGATTATGAATCGTCTGATGATGAATTGTCTGATGAAGGAGCAAGTGAAGAAGAGGAAGGTCATGGCTTAGAGGTCCAGAatgtgaaaaaaagaaaaaagaatagaaaCCACCTTCAATTTAAACGCCTTCGATTTAAAAGAAAGAAGTCCAAG AACCTGAATCCACTTTCTCtcaggaagaagaaaaagtcTTCAGTTGAATCAGGAAAAAGGTAA